In Phycisphaerales bacterium AB-hyl4, the genomic window GGTCAGGCCGAAGCGGGCGGCGGCGTCGACGGTGATGGTGTAGGCCGTGCTGCGCTGGCTGGTGTTGATGCGGGCCTGCGGCTCGAGTTGGAGGTCATCGCAAATCTCGCCCTCAAGCGCGACACACATCATGCCCCGGCCCTCGCGAAGCATGAAATTGACCAGCTCCGGCGTCACGTGCTCTGCGGCGCAGACGAGATCGCCCTCGTTCTCGCGCTTCTCGTCGTCGACGAGCACGATCATGCGGCCGGCCTTGAGGTCGCTCAAAATATCTGCAATTGAATCCAATGTGAGCACTTCCGGTATCAAATGACGCCCGGCGGCGGAGGTATGCCTCTGGCGAGCGTCGCCTGTTTCGCTATCGGCAATCGTAAAGGGTCCCATCATATCGGCTTCTGCGTTGAGCCGTCGTGCTGGCCGGGTGATGAGGTGGTCGCGCCGTGCCCTCTTGCCGAGGCAACGCAGGCCATGGTAATCGGACCTGCCGCCCCATTGATCGGCCGACATTGGGGCGGGATTGTTGAAATGACCGATGGGGCATATCATGAGGATTGGACTTTCACGAAACTGCCCCGGTTTTTCCCTCGGGACGAGGTATGAATACACCGCCTTCCTCATCCAACGACGCGGCCAGCGTGCACCAACGGGTGAACGCCGTGCTGAACCGCATTCGCCCGGCGGTGCAGTCCGACGGCGGCGACCTGGAACTGGTCGAAGTCACGGACGAGGGGGTGGTCAAGATTCGGCTGCACGGGGCGTGCGTGGGCTGCCCCTCCAGCTCGATGACGTTGCAGATGGGTATCGAACGCAACGTCCGCGAGAAGGTGCCCGAAGTTGTCGCCGTCGAGCAAGTGCCTTAAGCCGGCTTGTCCGTTGGTCGATGCTATCGGGGGCGGGAACGGCGGTAGGGGACCATGCTCCATCAATCTTTGCTGCGTCAGGCCGGTGTTCGCCGGGCGCACGGATCAATGTGGGCCGGGTTGTGTACAGGGATGTTCCATCGCGTCAACCCGACGCGATCGCACGGCGACAGGAGGTTGAACCCGCATGCTCGCATTGACCCGACGCGTCGGTGAAGAAGTTGTCATCGGCGACCCGAAAAATCCAATCGGCGTGATCCGCGTGGTTGAAGTCCATGGCGACAAGGTTCGCCTCGGCTTTGACTTCCCGCATGACGTGGAAATCAACCGCCGCGAGCTCGCCGAGCAGAAGGCACGCAACCCCGAGGGCAAGCCCCGTGACGAAGGGGCGAGGAAGTAACAGTCTGCCGTATTGATGGTTGATTGGCGATCTGGCGTGCGGCCGACCGCACTTAAACTCACTCGCCAATCGAAGATCACCCCACCTCCGCCTGCTCGAAGTACCTTCCCCACAACACCGACAACCGTTCCACCTCGGCGGGGTCGAGTTTCGACTTGTCGGACCAGATCGCCAGCTTCAACGCATCATGGGCCGGGCTCGGCTGCTGCGAGAGCAGGGTGACGTCGCTGAGCGCTGCCTTCATGAGCGAGATGTTGGCCGTCGTCGCCCGCTTGAGGTTGCCCATGATCTCTTCGAGCAACGCCTGCACCGGCTGGTCGGAAGTGTGTGGCCGCCAGCAGTCATAGTCGGTCGGCATCGCGATCAACGCATACGCCAGTTCCGCTTCCCGCGCGAGCTTCGCTTCGGGCATGCAGGTCATGCCGATCAGGTCGCCGCCCATTTGCCGATGCATATGCGACTCGGCCTTGGTCGAAAAGGCAGGCCCTTCCATGCAGACGTACGTCCCGCCGTCGTGCACTTTCACATCACTGTCAAGCCGCTTCGCCGCGGCGAGCAGCCATTGTCGCATCACCGGACAGAACGGTTCGGAAAACTCCACGTGCACAGCCGCATGCTCGTAAAACGTCTTCGCGCGGCGATGCGTGCGGTCGATGACCTGGTCGGCAATGACAAGTTGGCCCGGCTGGATGTGTTCCTGCAACGAGCCGGTTGCGCCGCTGGCGAGCACGTGTGTGACGCCGAGGCTTTTCAACGCGTGGATGTTCGCGCGGTAGGGCACGTGGGTGGGGTTGAACACGTGGCCGGGCCCGTGGCGCTGAAGGATGGCGATCTCCACCCCATGCCATTGCGTGAGTGTGATGGGCGAGCTGGGCTTGCCGAACGGCGTGTCGAGTTCGCGTGTTTCGCCGGCTTCCGCGCCGAGCGCGTCGCCGAGGCCGGTGCCGCCGATGATGCCGATTCGCAGGGGGGTATCAGTCATGCCCGGCATGATAACCGCCGCACGCGCAGACGTCAGAGTGCTCCGGTTAACGTTCCGCGTCGATGCCCGGCGGGAGTTTGTCGGGCATGGTCAAATCATCGCTTTCCAGCGAGGCAACGGGGTACGTGCAATAGTCGACGGCGAAGTAGCCGCTGGGACGATGGTTCCCGCTTCGACCGACGCCGCCGAACGGCAGCTTGCCGCTGGCGCCGGTGGTGGGGCGGTTGAAGTTGATCAGGCCTGCGCGGACACGTTGGTAGAAATGGTCGTAACGATCGGTGTTGTTGGATAGCAGACCCGCGACGAGGCCGTAGGCCGTGCGATTGGCCTCGGCGATGCCGGCTTCGAAGTCGGGCACGCGGATCAATTGCAGCAGGGGGCCGAACAGTTCGTTGTCGTCTCGTTGCTTCATGGGCGTAACGTCGAGCAGGCCTGGCGAGAGCATGGCGTTTGAGTTGCCGTTGAGTCGGCGCATCTCGACGATCGGCTGAGCGCCGCCATCGATCAGCGCTACTTGCGCGTTGAGCAAGTGATCCGCCGTGGCTGATGAAATCACCGGCCCTGCGAAGGGTTCGGGGTCGTCGGTGTACGCGCCGATGCGCACGCGGCCGATCATGTCGGTCAACCGTTCAACGAAGCGATCGCCTGCCTCGTCGTTGACCACGATCAGCCGACGGGCGCAGGTGCATCGCTGTCCCGCCGTCGCGTAGGCCGACTGGATGGTCATGTATGCCGCTGCGTCCAGATCGTTGACTTCATGCACCAGCAGCGGGTTGTTGCCGCCCATCTCCAGCGCGAGGATTTTCTCCGGCTTGTCGACCATGGCATATCGCAGCGCCACACCCGTGCCCAGGCTGCCGGTGAACAGCAGGCCGTCGTGGCCGGTGTGCTCGGTCAGCGCGATGCCAGTCTCTCGGCCGCCTTGCACGAGGTTGACGACGCCTTCGGGCAGACCGGCATCGAGCCAGAGTTCAACCATGCGTTGTGCGGTGAGCGGGGTGTGCTCACTGGGCTTGAATACGACGGTATTACCTGCGAGCAGGGCGGGTACGAGGTGGCCGTTGGGCAGATGGCCGGGGAAGTTGAACGGGCCGAACACACCGAGCACGCCGTGTGGCTTGTGGCGTGTGACGCCCCGTGCCGTGCCGAGATCAACTTCGGCTTCACGAAGTCGATCATGATACGCTTCGATTGTCGTGGGCACTTTGGCGAGCATCGTGCCGACCTCGCCGGTTGCTTCCCAGCGTGGTTTGCCTACTTCCAGGCTGATTGCCTCAGCGATTGCCTCGCGATGCGTTTCGAGTTGTTTGCCAAAGTTTCGCAACAGCACGATGCGCTCATCCAGCGGCCGCGCGGCCCATGCGGGGGCGGCGCATCGAGCCGACGCGATGGCTGTGGCTACTTCAGCGTTGGTTGCCGCTCGGCCCTGCCACACGATCTCGCCCGTCGCGGGGTTCAATGATGCGAACGGCTGGCCTGAGCCGACTTGCCATTGGTTGTCTATCAAGTGGCTGTGCATGATCGCTCCGCGTCGCTTGTCGGCTAACGGGACGCTCGATTCTAGGCCGCCCCCGTCGGCTCGGGCGCGTGCAGCGGCAGGTGACGTACGCTGTCGCCCGGCTCGACTTCCAACGCCTCGGCGATTTCGCGTCGCAGCACCAGGCCTTGCCCATTGGTCGCGTATGCGGTGTGGCATGCGCGAAACGCCCGCCGTGTGTTGCTGATCAGGTGCATCGGACCTTCCACCGCGTCGTCCGTTATATCGCGCACCTGCGTCAGCTGACTGTCGCGCACCGTGCGGATCGCGTCACGCTCGCAGCGCAGGACGGGGCCGGCCTCGAAAATATCAACCATGCCACTGAACTGAAACCCTTCCAACTCAAGAATGCGCTTGGCCGGCCGCGTCTCGTCGTGCACTTGGCCGATCACCGCCTGCGCTTCGGGCGGAAGGAGGGGGATGTAGATCGGGTGTTTGGGCATCAGGTCGCCGATGAACTGTTTGTTCACAATGCTCAGGTAGTCGGCCTTGGGAAAATCGAGGTCGAAAAAGTGCTTTCCCACCGCGTCCCAGAACGCAGAGCCGCCCGCGCGATCGATTACGCCTCGCATCTCCGCGATCACCACCGGATCGAACAGGCTCGCATGGTCCGCCATGAAGAGAAACCGCACCAGCGACAGCGCTCGCCCGTTGCCGTGGCGACGGTGGTCAGGGTGCAGGAACAGGCTGCCGATCTCGCAAGGCCCATCATGGTCGAGCAGCAGGTGCAGTGTCGGAATTTCCTTGCGTACGCCGAGC contains:
- a CDS encoding NifU family protein; amino-acid sequence: MNTPPSSSNDAASVHQRVNAVLNRIRPAVQSDGGDLELVEVTDEGVVKIRLHGACVGCPSSSMTLQMGIERNVREKVPEVVAVEQVP
- a CDS encoding carbon storage regulator, yielding MLALTRRVGEEVVIGDPKNPIGVIRVVEVHGDKVRLGFDFPHDVEINRRELAEQKARNPEGKPRDEGARK
- the mtnP gene encoding S-methyl-5'-thioadenosine phosphorylase, translating into MTDTPLRIGIIGGTGLGDALGAEAGETRELDTPFGKPSSPITLTQWHGVEIAILQRHGPGHVFNPTHVPYRANIHALKSLGVTHVLASGATGSLQEHIQPGQLVIADQVIDRTHRRAKTFYEHAAVHVEFSEPFCPVMRQWLLAAAKRLDSDVKVHDGGTYVCMEGPAFSTKAESHMHRQMGGDLIGMTCMPEAKLAREAELAYALIAMPTDYDCWRPHTSDQPVQALLEEIMGNLKRATTANISLMKAALSDVTLLSQQPSPAHDALKLAIWSDKSKLDPAEVERLSVLWGRYFEQAEVG
- the astD gene encoding succinylglutamate-semialdehyde dehydrogenase, translating into MHSHLIDNQWQVGSGQPFASLNPATGEIVWQGRAATNAEVATAIASARCAAPAWAARPLDERIVLLRNFGKQLETHREAIAEAISLEVGKPRWEATGEVGTMLAKVPTTIEAYHDRLREAEVDLGTARGVTRHKPHGVLGVFGPFNFPGHLPNGHLVPALLAGNTVVFKPSEHTPLTAQRMVELWLDAGLPEGVVNLVQGGRETGIALTEHTGHDGLLFTGSLGTGVALRYAMVDKPEKILALEMGGNNPLLVHEVNDLDAAAYMTIQSAYATAGQRCTCARRLIVVNDEAGDRFVERLTDMIGRVRIGAYTDDPEPFAGPVISSATADHLLNAQVALIDGGAQPIVEMRRLNGNSNAMLSPGLLDVTPMKQRDDNELFGPLLQLIRVPDFEAGIAEANRTAYGLVAGLLSNNTDRYDHFYQRVRAGLINFNRPTTGASGKLPFGGVGRSGNHRPSGYFAVDYCTYPVASLESDDLTMPDKLPPGIDAER
- a CDS encoding arginine N-succinyltransferase; translation: MLLIRPVILEDVDDLVTLAHHTGFGLTTLPRDRAMLERRVRDSLRGFEKLESDPPRGESYLFVMEDLSTHKIVGTSGMVSKVGGFEPFYAYRIETSVHESQTLGVRKEIPTLHLLLDHDGPCEIGSLFLHPDHRRHGNGRALSLVRFLFMADHASLFDPVVIAEMRGVIDRAGGSAFWDAVGKHFFDLDFPKADYLSIVNKQFIGDLMPKHPIYIPLLPPEAQAVIGQVHDETRPAKRILELEGFQFSGMVDIFEAGPVLRCERDAIRTVRDSQLTQVRDITDDAVEGPMHLISNTRRAFRACHTAYATNGQGLVLRREIAEALEVEPGDSVRHLPLHAPEPTGAA